From the Buchnera aphidicola (Ceratovacuna japonica) genome, one window contains:
- the fdx gene encoding ISC system 2Fe-2S type ferredoxin, which produces MPQILFLPNKIIVPNGAKIFAKTGETILNAALKNNINIDHACEKSCACTTCHCIIKKGFSSLSKCSEKEEDTLDKAWKVEENSRLTCQAKMGKKNIIVEIPYYSSNYTK; this is translated from the coding sequence ATGCCTCAAATTTTATTTTTACCAAACAAAATAATTGTACCTAACGGAGCTAAAATATTTGCAAAAACTGGAGAAACTATATTAAATGCTGCTTTAAAAAATAATATAAACATTGATCATGCATGTGAAAAATCTTGCGCATGTACAACATGTCATTGTATAATAAAAAAAGGTTTTTCTTCTCTTTCAAAATGTTCAGAAAAAGAAGAAGACACATTAGATAAAGCATGGAAAGTAGAAGAAAATAGCAGATTAACCTGTCAAGCTAAAATGGGAAAAAAAAATATTATAGTAGAAATACCATATTATTCTTCTAATTATACTAAATAA